A stretch of the Ascaphus truei isolate aAscTru1 chromosome 4, aAscTru1.hap1, whole genome shotgun sequence genome encodes the following:
- the DNAJC5G gene encoding dnaJ homolog subfamily C member 5G has protein sequence MADPHRPSRKMSRTGESLYCVLGLQKGATQDDIKKAYRKLALRYHPDKNPDNPEASEKFKEINNANSTLSDENKRKIYDEYGSMGLYVSEQFGDDSVKYYFLMSKCWFKALVICCTLVTCCCCCCCCAFCCGRCKPPEEDDSYKCVNPEDLEAEIRAEGGEETIRVQPSPGPPIHPEQHNS, from the exons ATGGCGGATCCCCACAGACCTTCACGGAAGATGTCTCGCACGGGCGAGTCTCTGTACTGTGTGCTCGGCCTGCAGAAAGGGGCCACCCAGGACGATATAAAGAAGGCGTACAG GAAGCTCGCCCTGCGGTATCACCCCGACAAAAACCCCGACAACCCCGAGGCCTCTGAGAAGTTCAAGGAGATAAACAACGCAAACTCCACCCTGAGCGACGAGAACAAGAGGAAGATCTATGATGAGTACGGATCCATGGGGCTGTACGTGTCGGAACAGTTTGGGGATGATAGTGTCAAGTACTATTTCCTCATGTCCAAATGCTGGTTTAAG GCGCTGGTGATATGCTGCACCCTGGtgacgtgctgctgctgctgctgttgctgtgcgtTTTGCTGCGGCCGCTGTAAACCTCCTGAGGAAGACGACTCTTACAAATGTGTGAATCCGGAAGATCTTGAAGCCGAGATTCGAGCAGAAGGCG GTGAGGAAACGATACGTGTGCAGCCATCTCCAGGACCCCCCATTCACCCCGAGCAGCACAACTCCTAA